One Archangium violaceum genomic window, TGCCGTTGCACTGCGGGTAGTGCATCACGGAGGAAGAGTCATACGTCGTCAGGGCGCGCCAGTTGCTGTCCTCGAAGCAGGTGCCCGACTCGGGGCGGGTGTGCTCGTGACGGAAGCCCAGCGTGTGGCCCAGTTCGTGACGCAGGATGCCGGTCAGCGTCCACGGGCTGGTGTTGCCGAAGGCGGTGGTGTCGATGAGGACGTTGCGCGCGGAGCGCGGCGAGTCCGGGAAGAAGGCGCGCGCCAGGTACTGGCCTCCCGAGTTCACCGGCCGCACGTCGAAGACGACGTTGGAGTTGCTGGCGGTGCAGTTGGAGTCCTGGGCGCTCACATACACGAACTTGATGTTGGCCACCGCCTCCCAGGCGGCGGCAGCGCTCGCCATCTCCTGCACCGCGCGGCTGTAGTTGGTGCCGAAGGTGCTGCTCACGCAGTAGGTGATGTTGAGCTTCTGCGTATCGTTCCACTTCGCGTCCGTTCCACCCGAGGTGTGGACGATGAGCTGCCCGGGCTTCACGTACTGCTCGTAGAACTCACGCAGCAGCTTCTCGTTGTGGATCGGGGTATCCCCGTTGACGATGAACACGCCCTCGGGGTCCTGGTAGACCTGGGCGCGGAACTCCTCCCACGAGAGCGCCTGGCCAACGGGGCCGGTGTCAGGGAGGCCATCGGCCCCGCCGCAGCCAACGGTGGCCAGCAGCGAGAGTCCGGCAAGGGATGCAACGATGCGGGATTTGGTCATGCGCCCGCCTTGAGCAGCCGGCGTGCCAGACCGCAGACCCCTGTAATCATTGGAGTCAGTTTGTGGGATCGGTAGCTCCGGACTCCATCTTCAGTTCCAAACCTGTAAAGCAGGCTGACAAACTCCGTCCCATCCATCTGAATTCATTGGGGTTTCCTTCCGAATCGAGTTCTGTCCTCGAAAAGGACACCCCTGTCCGAATCCACGACAGTCGCTCCACCGCACCGCGGGAGCAGCGTCTCGTGCTTCTCTCCGACTTTCGAGGCTCCCGCCCGGACAGCGCGCGTTACATCGAAACACCAACGGACACCGTGCTGGTGAACACGCACGGAATGTCGTTGGCCAGCGTGGTGCAACCCGACGGCTGCGCCGGGGTCCACGTCGTCGCGTTGAGCTTGATCGCCGCCTGGGCGCGCTGGCGGAAGTCCCCCGAGGTGTAGACAGTGCGGTTCGCCGTCTGACCACCGAAGTCGAGGTTCTTCTCGGGGTAGCAGCTGCGGCTGCCCTCCACGGGTGTCCAGGTGACAGTGCCCGAGCTGCTCACCGACCGCTTCTCCAACATCGAGCAGACGTAGATGATCGGATACGACGTGCTGCAATCATAGACAGACGCCTGGGCGCTCATCGTACCGTCACCGTATGAATAGGGCCCCGTCGCCTCGACAAGGCACGTCGTGTTTGGAATACGCCTCGTCGTCAGCTCCGTCTGCGTGACTCCGGTTCCGTTCCCGGCCGGCTCCACTCCTTCCTGGGCGGGACCGCACGCGCTGAAAGCGATTGAAACCACTGCGAGGCAACACGTCTCGAGCTTGCTCATGGTCATTCTTCTCGGGGGATGCGATGCTTGTCGACTACCCGCCAACCATGCCATCCATGGAATACCAGAATGTGCTGAACATCCCACGAACGCAAGAACTCACGCAATTGATTGCGTCGGCTCCAGAAATGTTCCGCGGTACCGGAGTTCCCCCGCCGAGCCGGAACATCGTGATGAACGCCACCACCGCACGAGCCCTGACCTCCCCCGTGGACGAGCGGCGGCAGCAACACCGCGGGTCGGACACGGTGTACACCCGAGGTGGCGGACGCGCGTTCGTCGTGGGCACCCGGCGCGCCGTCCAACGCCGGATCGGCGTGGACACCTGGGAGCGCATCGACAACGACTGCTTGCCGCTCCGCGTGCGGTACCCGCCGTACCAGGCGTGAAGTACGCGTGCCACACGTGAAAGGGCGAGGCCGGCGCGCTGCTGAAAAGTGCCTTGCCCACTCTCGTCCCGTGCGAAATGGCCCGAAATGTGGAAATGTTGCTATTCTAGCAACGGCTCACTTTTCCCTCCGACCTACAATTCATCTCGCGGCATGCACTCCAGCCCGTTCATGGGAGCAGGCAGGAGGGTCCTACCGTGAGCGAGCACAGGTCGCCCGGTCCTTCAATGCCGTCCGCCCCCCTCCGTGCACCCCTGGCCCGTTCGACGCTCATCCACATGGGTGTGCGCATCGGGGTGGTCATCGCGCTGACCACCTTCCTGAGTTACCTCCACATCCTCCACACCCTTCGCGACGAAGCGCTCGTCCATCTGGAGCGGTACGTCACGGAGCGTAGCCAGCGGGAGCAGACCATCTTCCTGCTGGCCAGGGACAACCACACCTTCCTGAAGAAGGCCCTGGAGGAACGAATCCAGTCGCTCACGCAGGAGGAGGTAGGCGCCCGCTTCGATCGGATGTTCGCCCATCTGCCCGATGGCTCGGTCCGCAACCGCGCCGAGGGCTTCGATGGAACGAAGATGCCGGGCGTCTTCGTTCCCCGGCGGGTCACCCCCGACGCGGACATGCGCCGGAGGATTCTCGCCGCGTACGACGTGCTCTCCTGGTATGGACCCGCCTTCCATACCCGTTTCGCGAACACGTACATCACCCTGCCCGAGGGGCCGCTCGTCATCTACTGGCCCGAGTACCCCACCTGGACCCAGGAAGCCGAACCGGACTTCTGGAACCCCGACTTCGATTTCTTCTCCATCAGCCTTCCCAAGAACAATCCGGCGAGGAAGACGGCCTGGAGCCAGATCATCCTCGATCCGGTGGCCAGGAGCGCGATGGTCTCCGTCTCCACTCCGCTGGACATGGAGGGCCACCATGTCGCGACACTCAGCCATGATGTGTCACTCGAGGAGATGGAGGCCCGGACCTTCAGCGATGTCCTGCCCGCCGCATACAACGTGATCTTCCGCGACGATGGGCAGCTCATCGCTCATCCCTCGATGGCGGAGCAAGGCCCCGCGGGGATCTACAACGTCCTGGAGACCGCGAAGCAGCCCGACGAAGCATCCGCACGGCCCGGCTCCGCGGAGCAGAGGACCCACATCCGGGACATCATCGAGCGGGTGAAGAAACACCCGCCTGGCGACACCGTGCTGGAGC contains:
- a CDS encoding M57 family metalloprotease is translated as MTKSRIVASLAGLSLLATVGCGGADGLPDTGPVGQALSWEEFRAQVYQDPEGVFIVNGDTPIHNEKLLREFYEQYVKPGQLIVHTSGGTDAKWNDTQKLNITYCVSSTFGTNYSRAVQEMASAAAAWEAVANIKFVYVSAQDSNCTASNSNVVFDVRPVNSGGQYLARAFFPDSPRSARNVLIDTTAFGNTSPWTLTGILRHELGHTLGFRHEHTRPESGTCFEDSNWRALTTYDSSSVMHYPQCNGSQTGDLVITAKDEIGAATLYGTPNGEPPPTEPPPPSGTPVTETVSGSVAKNQDVNHGPYSVVAGTTFKVTMTGSGDPDLYVQFGSAPTSSSFACRPYANGASESCNVTVPEGQTSAYIMVRGYAAGTYSLNIEYTKPSSTSTPVSETVTGSVSASQNKNHGPYSVVAGTTFKVVMSGSGDPDLYVRFGSAPTTSSYDCRPYRDGAAETCELTVPAGESSAYIMVRGYTAATYSLAISYTKP